The Hydrogenothermus marinus DNA segment TATTGATTTTTTTCTCATAAATTAAGATGTAAGGATTTTCTAATACTGCTTCCATTTTTTCAGGATCAGTTACAAAGTATGGAGATAAATATCCTCTATCAAACTGCATACCTTCAGTTACATCAAGAGTTGTTTCTGCAGTTTTTGATTCTTCAACAGTAATTACACCATCTTTACCAACTTTTTCCATAGCATCAGCTATTATTTTTCCAATTTCTGGATCATTATTTGCTGAAATTGTAGCAATTTGTTCTATTTCTTTTCTTCCTGAAACTTCTTTTGACATTTCTTTTAATTTTTCAACAATAGCTTTTACTGCTTCATCAATTCCTCTTTTTACATATACAGGATTTGCTCCTGCAGAAATTGCTTTTAATCCTTCAGTAAAGATTGCTTGAGTTAAGATTGTTGCTGTAGTTGTACCATCACCAGCAACATCAGCTGTTTTTGAAGCAACTTCTTTAACAAGTTGAGCTGCCATATTTTCATAAGGATCTTTAAGTTCTATTTCTTTTGCTACAGATACTCCATCCTTAGTTACATTTGGAGATCCCCATTTTTTTTCTAATAAAACTTCTCTTCCTCTTGGTCCAAGAGTTACTTTTACTGCATTTGCAAGTTTATCAACACCTGCTTTTAATTTTGCTCTTGCTTCATCACCATAAATTATTTGTTTTGCACCCATCTATTTCACCTCCTTTTTTTATTTTTCAATGATTGCTAAAATGTCATCTTCTCTTAAAACAATAAGTTCTTCACCATCAACAACAAACTCATTCCCTGCATATTTGCTATAAACTACTTTATCTCCAACTTTAACTTTTAAAGGAACTGTTTGTCCGTTTTCTAAAAGTCTTCCTTCTCCAACTGCAATTACTTCACCTTCTGAAGGTTTTTCTTTAGCAGTATCTGGAATTATAATTCCAGATGGTGTTTTACCTTCTTTTTCTTCAATTGGTTTTACAACAACTCTATCATAGAGTGGTTTTAAACTTGCCATCTCCATCTACCTCCTTTTTATTTAATTATTAATTCTTAATTTTTATTATATATAATTTTTTAAAAAAATGCAATAACCTTACATAAAAAATTTGATTAAAATACACTAATATTTTATTCAAAAAGATAAAAATTTCAACCTGATTTATAATTATTTCAGTAAAATTTTGTTTGAGGTGAAAGTTTTGAAGCATGAAGGAGTTGTAATTTTAGATTTTGGTTCTCAATATACTCAATTAATAGCAAGAAGAATTAGAGAAGCTAATATTTATAGTGAGATTTTACCTTTTAATGCACCTATTGAAGAAATAAAAAAACATAATCCAAAAGGAATAATCTTTTCAGGAGGCCCTGCATCAGTTTACGAACCAGATGCTCCAAAGCCAGATGAAAGAGTTTTTGATTTAGGACTTCCTATCTTAGGTATATGCTATGGACTTCAACTTATTACTCATCATTTTGGTGGAAAAGTAGTTAAAGCAGAAAGACATGAATATGGAAGAGCAGAACTTGAGATATTAAATAAAGAAGACTTATTTAAAGATTTTCCTGACTATATCCATGTATGGATGAGTCATGGAGATAGGGTTTTAGAATTACCAGAAGGTTTTGAGCCTATAGCAATTACTTTTAATTCTCCTTATGCGGCAATAAGAAATAAAGATAAAAAAATATGGGGTGTTCAGTTCCATCCTGAAGTTGCTCATTCTTATATGGGAAAAGAAGTTCTTAGAAATTTTGCAGTAAATATATGTGGCATAACACCTAATTGGACTATGGGAAATTTCTTAATGGAAAAGCAAGCAGAAATAAGAAAAGAAGTAGGAAATAAAAAAGCTATCTGTGCTTTATCAGGAGGAGTAGATTCTTCTGTTGCTGCAGTTTTAGTCCATAATGCTATTGGGGACAATTTAACTTGTATATTTGTTGATAATGGCCTTTTAAGAAAAGGAGAAAGAGAACAAGTAGAAAAAACATTTAGAGATAATTTCCATATACCTTTAATTGTAGTAGATGCTAAAGAAAGGTTCTTAAAAGCTTTAGAAGGCGTAGAAGATCCTGAGAAAAAAAGAAAAATAATTGGAAATCTTTTTATAGAAATTTTTGAAGAAGAAGCAAAAAAAATTCCAGATGTTGAGTATTTAGTTCAAGGAACTCTTTATCCTGATGTTATAGAAAGTGTTTCTGTTAAAGGCCCTTCTGCTGTAATAAAAACTCATCATAATGTTGGTGGTCTACCTGAAAAAATGAATTTAAAGCTAATAGAACCATTAAGAGAGCTTTTTAAAGATGAAGTTAGAGAACTTGGGAAAGAA contains these protein-coding regions:
- the groES gene encoding co-chaperone GroES, with protein sequence MASLKPLYDRVVVKPIEEKEGKTPSGIIIPDTAKEKPSEGEVIAVGEGRLLENGQTVPLKVKVGDKVVYSKYAGNEFVVDGEELIVLREDDILAIIEK
- the guaA gene encoding glutamine-hydrolyzing GMP synthase, producing the protein MKHEGVVILDFGSQYTQLIARRIREANIYSEILPFNAPIEEIKKHNPKGIIFSGGPASVYEPDAPKPDERVFDLGLPILGICYGLQLITHHFGGKVVKAERHEYGRAELEILNKEDLFKDFPDYIHVWMSHGDRVLELPEGFEPIAITFNSPYAAIRNKDKKIWGVQFHPEVAHSYMGKEVLRNFAVNICGITPNWTMGNFLMEKQAEIRKEVGNKKAICALSGGVDSSVAAVLVHNAIGDNLTCIFVDNGLLRKGEREQVEKTFRDNFHIPLIVVDAKERFLKALEGVEDPEKKRKIIGNLFIEIFEEEAKKIPDVEYLVQGTLYPDVIESVSVKGPSAVIKTHHNVGGLPEKMNLKLIEPLRELFKDEVRELGKELGLPDDIVYRQPFPGPGLAIRIVGKVNKEDLEILREADAIVVEEVKKTGLYRDLWQSFAVLLPIKTVGVMGDYRTYEKVIAIRAVESKDGMTADWARLPYDLLDNIMRRIINEVEGVNRVVYDITSKPPGTIEWE